A region from the Streptomyces sp. 3214.6 genome encodes:
- a CDS encoding ABC transporter substrate-binding protein: protein MPTHPRVRRLSLIASLLAPVLGLTACSAAQNPGSASAGGAAADSSAAADTRPSAAVVTDYPSYVGGKAGKADSGLSPVTLGWVNVEGGPGGSPEATLGAKAAVRYVNEKLGGIGGHPLALNVCTVVSAEEEGQKCGQQLLGDKAVSAIALGNLYLGDASFNSVVAGKKPVLVGVATGPTLPMAKNTYSTFGDLPHIFGTWGTYARDVLKAKTAAVIHTNTPGDKIASSAAVKGLKAAGLTVKSVGFDAQATDLIGPVTAAGANSADVIVPITIGSGCVGVAKAIKQLGIDKPVVSTPLCMSPDVAKGLGGDLPTWTYGVAQTLPTDTSAPDSKAFLAASGQVGLDKATASQVFAPLGWSTILTYAKALNAVGADKITPAAVSAQLKKFTGPVVMGAAEVKCAKYPDAPAVCNDQARFYQYKGKGAFQPLTDWLRPPR, encoded by the coding sequence ATGCCTACCCATCCGCGTGTCCGAAGACTGAGTCTCATCGCCTCCCTCCTGGCGCCCGTCCTGGGCCTCACCGCCTGCAGTGCCGCGCAGAACCCGGGCTCGGCCTCGGCCGGAGGTGCCGCAGCCGACTCGTCAGCCGCCGCGGACACCCGCCCGTCGGCCGCCGTGGTGACCGACTATCCGAGTTACGTGGGAGGCAAGGCGGGCAAGGCCGACTCCGGCCTGTCCCCGGTCACGCTCGGCTGGGTGAACGTCGAGGGCGGCCCCGGCGGCAGCCCGGAGGCGACACTGGGCGCCAAGGCAGCCGTTCGGTACGTCAACGAGAAGCTCGGCGGAATCGGCGGCCACCCGCTCGCCCTGAACGTCTGCACGGTGGTCTCCGCCGAGGAGGAGGGGCAGAAGTGCGGTCAGCAACTGCTCGGCGACAAGGCCGTATCCGCCATCGCCCTCGGCAATCTGTACCTGGGCGACGCCTCCTTCAACTCCGTGGTGGCGGGCAAGAAGCCGGTTCTGGTCGGCGTGGCGACGGGGCCCACCCTGCCCATGGCGAAGAACACCTACAGCACCTTCGGTGACCTGCCGCACATCTTCGGCACCTGGGGCACGTACGCGCGTGACGTCCTCAAGGCGAAGACGGCGGCGGTCATCCACACGAACACCCCCGGCGACAAGATCGCTTCCAGCGCAGCCGTCAAGGGACTCAAGGCCGCCGGCCTCACCGTCAAGTCGGTCGGCTTCGACGCGCAGGCCACGGACCTGATCGGCCCGGTCACCGCGGCAGGCGCCAACTCCGCCGATGTCATCGTGCCCATCACGATCGGCTCCGGGTGCGTCGGAGTCGCCAAGGCGATCAAGCAACTCGGCATCGACAAGCCCGTGGTGTCCACGCCCCTGTGCATGTCACCGGACGTGGCCAAGGGCCTGGGCGGGGATCTGCCCACATGGACGTACGGCGTCGCCCAGACGCTGCCGACCGACACCTCGGCCCCCGACTCCAAGGCGTTCCTGGCGGCATCCGGCCAGGTGGGGCTGGACAAGGCCACCGCCTCCCAGGTCTTCGCACCCCTGGGCTGGAGCACGATCCTGACGTACGCCAAGGCGCTCAACGCCGTGGGAGCCGACAAGATCACCCCGGCTGCTGTCTCCGCGCAGCTGAAGAAGTTCACCGGGCCGGTCGTCATGGGTGCCGCCGAGGTCAAGTGCGCCAAGTACCCGGACGCCCCTGCGGTCTGCAACGACCAGGCGCGGTTCTACCAGTACAAGGGCAAGGGCGCCTTCCAGCCGCTGACCGACTGGCTCCGCCCGCCCCGGTGA